The Labrus bergylta chromosome 23, fLabBer1.1, whole genome shotgun sequence genome includes the window CTACCTTAAAGAACATGCTCCTCATCCTCGTCATGTTCATGAGCATGACGCCCGAGTTGATGCCCGTCCTGCCGTAGTAGGGGTGGCGGGCGAAGCGGTTGTACCAGGCGATACGGGGCTCCTCGTGCTCCGGGGCCATGGCCGCCAGCTGGGAGGAGTTAAACCTGGACAGGAAGGCCCAGAGGCGGTCTACGGGCTGCAGGAAGAGGATGTCAGAGTCCACATACACTACAGAGTCAACGTCCTTCAGGAGCAGCTGAAGAAGAgtttgaaaaagacacaaagagacaggtGTTACCGAGGAGGTGAATTATTCAGATGTTCTCCAGTGATTTTAATGATTCATAGAGTCAGTTTGTTCTGCAAAGGTCTTACACAATGGATGTTTTTCAGTATTTAACACTTACTCTATTTTTTATAAAGGTGATTTGGAAACACAAAACTTTGCATAAGTGCTCCTGAATATATACCTGCAAAGcacaggttctttttttttaactctgcagACAAGGATTTCCTGTCTCATGTTGTGATTTTTATACAAGAaatatacattaaaaacaaatctactCTCTTCCTTCTATACTTACTGGTAAGAAGAGCCTCTGAGAAGCACAGGGTTTGAAGAGTTTCTTCCACTCCACAGCATTCTCACTGGGAAAGCTGATGGAGTAGACCGTGTAGTTAAACCTGGAGCGGATCAAATCGGGCCACGACTCCAGCTGGAACACATCCAATCAGAAAATTAAAATTTCTTGTGGAGATATCTTGTAAGAGGGAGATGATCAACACACGTCAGGCAGGCAGTTATTTCTAGGCTGTCATTTACTGCTCACCGCTTCCATAAAACGGGCGTGCAGCTGGTCCTCTGCGAAGATGTGCACGGAGAGCTGCTTGACGCTGAAAAGCACAGCAGACTTGATCATGGTGAGCGTCTCCTCCAGCCGCTCGCCACAGGCCACAACGGCCAGGTGCATGGGAGGGTCCGGTCTGCTCTGGACGCTGCCAACGACACCTGTCTCCACCTGGCCCTTCTGCCGCATTATGTACCTGAGTGAGAGGATGGATGGTCTTACCAAGTGCAGTTATCAAGTCTTTTCTGTAGGGAGTTTGAAAAAGATCTGATCCAACGATGATGTGTATAAAAACCATATAGTCTTTAAACATTAATGGCCcgaagtctgagtgacgtcagccatatGTTACTGGAGGGGACTCAGTCACCCTGACGACATGCTGAGAGCttgagctgaggcaggttttaagcctcttgacgaaccgttacatcacaGCCACCAGCTAcgcacctaactatggataacacactATTGATAACACATATCGTTCTGCAAATCATAacagagccgtttaaaaaaaaaaaaaaatgaacagtacagtgtgtgcccatgatgacaataactaatcagatctatttcggttttttttttgtaccaggttgtaaacatgtcaatttatgctgtaaaaactgcttttttttttgccagtcatgtgtatgtgactttcagAGTACCTGGAGCCAGCTtaaagtggacactcgacgaactgcaggattttgcacttccgcatttgcttcatttttcaagacaggAGGTTAACACTTGATTAAAAACTAGCTTTAACTACTACTTTAATTACATTATCTTTACAAGATCCCTACTTTAGCTTAACAAAAGTATATTGCAACTTGAGAAACATGACTtccatgtctgttttttttcagccttcTAGAAATAAGGTTACATATTTACTTAAGATAAAATACATGACTAAATGTATCTGCTGTAGTAGAAACACGAACTTAAGAActtttggcaaaaaaacaaaaatctctcTGGTGCCATTTTCTTGAACGTATATTAAGTTAATATAATGTAGTCATTGTAATTTTTCTCACCTCTGTGTTAATTCAAACAATATATAACAAACCTGTTGTTACACCAATGGATTGAATCTTTATTATTGAGGACTTACTTCCTATCCTTCTCACCAAACCTCTAAGATCTGGTGGAGAATTTCACGCACAGatgttaagaaaacaaacaaaagtagaTTTGCGTCATGCATTTAGTTGCCAACATTTGTGCTATCTTCTTGCATGATGAAATAAGTAGGATATCTTTGGTATCAGATtctccacttaaaaaaaaaacatgctgtggGAGATataatgttgaatgtttttgtttgtgtttgcttatTCGTGACGTATGCCTACTGCTGTTGATTAATCTTTCAACCAACAATGTGTCTGCACGGTGAAGTCACACACCTGTTTACGTCTTGCGTCAATGTTGCCTTCACGATAGAAACAGGATGCGAGCTGAGGAGTACTTTGAAATGTTACTTCTCTTCGGATGTATAGGAATGTGACGCAGCCTGCTTCACTGGCCAAATGCAGACGGAGTAGCCCATTTGTTCTCACTTACCGAataaaatgttacttttttatatttttttatttattttttttacaaaagttgCACCCTGTCAAAACAGCACAgactaaagaaaaacacagtctTACCTATTGTACCAGTGTGAGCTTCGGGGCCCAGTTTTGTCCGCAGCCCCTCGCCTGCCTCCAGGAACTCTCGGTGGGATGAAAACCTTCTTCGGTCCGTTTCCACCGACTGGCACGTCCGAGTAAAGCAACCTACTGTAAACATACAAACCCGAAAACACGGCAAACACCATGCACAACAAAAGTGCACGAATGTAACGCCGCATTATGGAGTTTGAAAACACAACTTACAGCTAAAGTCATGACACAGAAACTAACGCATAATAACAACTGCAAAGCGAGGCGTAATGGTGAAGTATTTCCGGTAATGGATtggaaaataaaagtgataTGGCTTCCGCGCCCTCTAGCGGCAATACTAGGACTTGTAAATATGTTGCCACATTAATTGTATGGCTATAGGAAAAAACTGCAATGGGAACTTTTAGTTCTCATTCATCTGTTTACCCTGAAATGGGTGGTTTTGTATGGCCTTCATAGGCTAcactttaaaaactacaaaacttgcagtttttgttttctataatGACTAtatttatgcctttttttataTAAGGATGGCTATATCATTTACATGCATAATGTAATTTTTAACATGTATGCTTgagaaaggaggggagggggatcaCAAGACTTTAATCTGATAATATAATATCAGAGGTGTGGTTTAAACCCATGCAGATTTCTGCACTCTATCCCTTGACATTTCTGGTGTTGTAAAATTCTTAAATGCAAGGAGactctttattatattaaaTTCTCTTGCATATCTTAAACAATTTCAGCATCTTGACGTTTGATAAATGTACAAATGTTAATACTGTAGAAAGATTAAAGTTTTGGGGATGTAGGCCTaccattttaatgaaaatatataaaataaaatacatgtactTGTGACTTTATTGTTTTCTATAAAAGCAATGTCATCAAATATCTCTGTAGTATTAGTTTCAATTCATATGTCCTGCACATACCCAATCagttgtccctttttttttttttgtaaaacatgaatGCTTTAATTTTGAAGGCGAAAGCAAGATTCCGGCTCTTTCCTCTTATTCTCTCCGTTTCACTTGATGCACATCACGCATGGGAAGCCGGAGGTCGGGACCCCAAATGGGGGAAGGGTGGGAGCGCTGAGCAAAGTTgattcctctcctctccctccccccctcaggCTCCGTCTGCA containing:
- the gxylt1b gene encoding glucoside xylosyltransferase 1, with the protein product MRRYIRALLLCMVFAVFSGLYVYSRLLYSDVPVGGNGPKKVFIPPRVPGGRRGAADKTGPRSSHWYNRYIMRQKGQVETGVVGSVQSRPDPPMHLAVVACGERLEETLTMIKSAVLFSVKQLSVHIFAEDQLHARFMEALESWPDLIRSRFNYTVYSISFPSENAVEWKKLFKPCASQRLFLPLLLKDVDSVVYVDSDILFLQPVDRLWAFLSRFNSSQLAAMAPEHEEPRIAWYNRFARHPYYGRTGINSGVMLMNMTRMRSMFFKNDMTAVGLRWEELLMPLLQKYKLNITWGDQDLLNIIFHHNSECLLEFPCQWNYRPDHCIYGSNCASAEEDGINILHGNRGVYHDQKQPAFRAVYEAIQKYPFGSDPVTSLLEPLEEELLKTTHTYCGKAHPLFTKRLAHSLANVNRKAPRGR